CGATGCCCTTGCCGAGCGCGTAGTCGACCGTGAGGAAATACCAGTCCTTGCCGCCGCGCGACATCATTGCGGCTGCGGTGGTGTTGCCGGTCGCCCAGGCGTCGTTGACCCACTGGATCGTGTTCGGCGAGCAGGCCTTGCCGGTGAGATCCGAGCTTGCCGTTGACGACGCCAAGAAGGTCATGCGGCTGTCGCGCAGCAGCGTGTTGATGGAGAGACCGACCGCCGAGTTCGGCACGTCGACGATGGCATCGACGCCTTCGACATCGAGCCATTTGCGCGCGATGGCGTTGCCGACGTCGGCCTTGTTCTGGTGATCGGCATAGACGATCTCGACCTTGATGCCCTTACCGCCGCCGTTGAAATCCTCCGCCGCCATGCGCGCGGCCTCGACCGAGCCCATGCCGTTGGTGTCCTGGAAGATGCCGGAGATGTCGTTGAGCACGCCGACACGCACGACATTGTCCGAGATCTCGGCACTCGCCGCTCCGCCCATCAGGCTCGCGGCCAACGCAAGCGTCCACTTCAGATTTTTCATTATTCCCTCCCCTGTATTGTTTTCACCGCCCGCTGTGTCAGACGGGCGTGATCGTCACCGGCAGATGGTCGAGCCCACGCAGGGTGTTGTTGAAGCGCCGCTTCGGTTCGCCAGTGATCTCGATCGTGGCGACACGGCGCGCCAGGGCCGAGAGCATGGTCTCGCCTTCGAGCCGCGCCACGAGCTGGCCGACGCACATGTGAATGCCCGCGCCGTAGCCGACATGACCGGACGTGCGGCGGGTGATGTCGTAACTATCAGGCTTCTCCCAGCGCCTGGGATCGCGGTTGGCGGCGGCGAGGAACATCAGAACCTTCTCGCCCTCGCCGATCCTCGCGCCTGACAGTTCAACATCGCGCGTTGTGGTGCGGAAGAAGGTCTGCACCGGGCTCTCGAAGCGCACCGCCTCCTCGAAGGCATTGCGCGCGAGCGTGAGGTCGCCACGCAGGCGCTGCCACTGCTCGGGGAAGCGCGCGAGGCAATAGACGGCCGCGCCGATGCCGTTGACGGTGGTGTCGAGGCCGGCCGAGAGCAGCGAGCGCACCAACAGCGGCGCTTCAGTCGCCGTGATCGCGCCTTCGTCGACGTGGGCATGAATGCAGGCGCCGATGCCGCCCGGCGTCAGATTGTCGCGCTGGCACTGATCGGTGACGTAGGCCTGATGCGGCGCCGAGCGCGCGATCGCGTCCTGGCGCAGTTGGTTCGGCGGGCCGAAAGCATTGAACACCAGGCTCGCATAGGGGATGAGATGCTCACGCCCCTCGGGCTTCAGACCCAGTGCATCCGGGAAGATCGACAGCGGATAAGCTTCCGCGAGATCGGCGATCGCATCAAAACTGCGCATCTCCAGCAAGGCATCCACACGCTCCTCGGCCGCCGCGGCAAAGCGGTCGCGCAGCCCCTTCATCACGGTCGGCGACAGCACCTTCGACAGGACCGCGCGGGTGCGGGTGTGTTCGGGCGGATCGGCCTCGAGGATCAGGCTCGGCGGTCGCCACGGCTTTTCCTTCTTGAAGTCGGAC
This is a stretch of genomic DNA from Bradyrhizobium sp. CB2312. It encodes these proteins:
- a CDS encoding cytochrome P450: MSALGSTASGVPHLDVDPFDMNFFADPYPTHELLRETAPVVYLDKWKLYGVARYAEVHAVLNDPATFCSSRGVGLSDFKKEKPWRPPSLILEADPPEHTRTRAVLSKVLSPTVMKGLRDRFAAAAEERVDALLEMRSFDAIADLAEAYPLSIFPDALGLKPEGREHLIPYASLVFNAFGPPNQLRQDAIARSAPHQAYVTDQCQRDNLTPGGIGACIHAHVDEGAITATEAPLLVRSLLSAGLDTTVNGIGAAVYCLARFPEQWQRLRGDLTLARNAFEEAVRFESPVQTFFRTTTRDVELSGARIGEGEKVLMFLAAANRDPRRWEKPDSYDITRRTSGHVGYGAGIHMCVGQLVARLEGETMLSALARRVATIEITGEPKRRFNNTLRGLDHLPVTITPV